The Bacteroidota bacterium genomic sequence GCAATGCCGAAATCGCTGTCAATTGCGAGGATACCAGAAACAATCCCAATGACATATTCAGAATCATAGTTGCCTATTTTCAATACTTTGGCACCAACCAATTCAGCATTGTTTTTTTCAATCCCTGTAATGAATAAACCGTCGTTAAACAGATCGATCCTGACAGGGAACCACAGATTGAAATTATCCTGATTATCAAGTAACACTTGTGTGTGACCATCCTTTATTGATGCGACAAGCTTTAATATCTCAAGTGTAATTTTTTCATTATCCCAAATCTTTAAATTTGATTTGATTTCATCAGCCTTATCTTCAAACTGTTGTTGTGAAATTCGTGCCCACGGCATTGGATGGTATTGTTCAATTTTTTTTGTCAGAATGTCGATATCTTCCTTCCATTCCATTGATGTTTGTGCAATAATATTGCTGGTCAATAATAATATTACTGCGTAAATGCAGATGAAAGTAATTTTTCTTTTCATTTCTATAATTTTAGCATTCTTTAAAGATTAATTTATAAATCCAATTTTTTAAATTCAATTTACCTCCTAAGAAAGTAGAAATTATAAAAATTACTACTGTAATTACAAAGCCAGTTGTGATTTGTTTTTTTGTCTTCATTTTCTCTTCGTTTTTATAATTGACTTCGCTAATTAATAGACTACGTTCAAAATTACTTATTTACTATCGAAGCCCAACCGTCCCATTCTGGATGGTTAGTTAATCTTGTTTGGTGGGTGCCATCAATATTCATGATGTAAACCTCAAAATTGCCATCGCGTTCGCTCTGGAAGACAATCTGTTTTCCATCGGGCGACCACGCCGGGTTTTCATCTCTTCCAGGAGCATTTGTAATTGCAATATCTTCTATTCCATCGGCATTCATTATATGAATATCACCTTCAGGACGGCCATTGACCCGTTCAATTAAACCATAAGCAATTTTCGTCCCATCGGGCGACCAAATTGGAAAAATCTTTTGCTTTGGTGAGTTGGTAATACGTGTTTGTTCTGAGCCATCAATTTTCATTTTATAAACTTCATAATTTCCATGCCTGTTCGACATAAATAGAACCTCTTTCCCGTCGGGTGAAATATTTGGTCGCTCATCACGGGCTTGATTCGAAGTAAGTTGTTTTTGTTCCGAGCCATCTGTATTCATTATCCATATTTCCGTTTTTGGCCCAAAATCTTTTACAAAAACAATCTTTTTCCCCTCTGGACTAAAAAATGGATGTTCCTTGGTCTCTTGTGAATTAGTGATTTGTTTTACGTTAGTACCATCAATATTCATTGTATAAATTTCCTGCTTACCTGAACGGTCACTTAAAAATGCAATCTTCTTACCATCCGCAGAAATTGCAGGACACAAGTCTTTTGCACTGTGATTGGTTAAATTGACAGGTTCAGAAGTATTCGGTTTCAGAATATAGATATCCTGATTTCCTCCTGTTCCAGAATAAAATACTACAGAATATTGATTCTGGCTCTCGGCAATATAACTGGATGCCAAAATAAAAATTGATAAGATAATTGTTTTCATAATTTTTAAATTAGTTGTTGTAAGCTTTATTGATTTGTCAGGTTTACATAAGATGGCCATCCATCCCAAGCGGAATTATTTGTTATTCTTTGCTGGTTTGTTCCATCAGAATTCATTTGATACAATTCGAAATTTCCATTTCTTTCACTTTGAAAAATAATATATTCTCCGTCAGGCGACCATGAGGGATTTTCATCTCTGCCAGCAGCACTAGTTAGAGCAATATCATTTGTACCATCAGGATTAATTAAGTGTATATCGGCAACCGGAAATCCTGTATTTAAAGCATATGCAATTTTTTCTCCATCAGGCGACCAAATTGGGAAAACTTTATGTCCGCTGGAATTTGTGATCCGTGTTTGATTGCTTCCATCAATATTCATCAAGTAAATTTCATAATTACCATGTCGAAGAGACATAAATAGTATTTTGCTTCCATCAGGCGAGATGTTGGGTCTTTCATCACGGGTATTATTATTTGTAAGCATTTGTTGTTCTGAGCCATCAGCATTCATAATCCAAATTTCGGTTCTTTGAGAAAAATCCTTTATGAAAACAATTTTCTCTCCATCCGGACTAAAATGTGGATGTTCTTTTTGTTCTCCTGAATTAGTAAGTTGTTGAACTTCGGTTCCATCAATTTTCATTTTATATATTTCCTGAACCCCCGTCCGGTTACTTAAAAATACTATATATTGCCCATCAATGGAAACTGCGGGGCATAAGTCATCAGAAGAATGATTGGTTAAATTATCAGGTGTATTTATATTAGGTTTAAATATATATATTTCCTTGTTCCCAACTCTATCTGAGTAAAAGACAATTGGAAATTTTAAATTCTTTGATAATTCGGCCTCTAATAATTTATTAGGTTCATCGATTGGTATCTTTTTATCTTTACTGCATGAAGAAAAAAGAAAAACAAGAATAAAAAAATTAATTTTTAAATATTTCATATACGAATATTATTAAGTGTTAATTGAACTTATTTAGAATAGGATAATCCGCTAATGGTAGATGGAACTGTCCAAAACCTTCTTTACGCCTATTATAAATCCATAAAAAAATCAGAATAAGTCCCAGAATATTGGCAAATAATCCGAGCAATCTGGCTTCGGGGCCAAATTTCCCTCCGGTCCATATATCCGGGCCGTTTTGACTTATTTGTACCAAGCTAACTGAATCCGAAAAATATTTAAACCCACTTACAGGAAAGCCAAATACATTCCCCATAAAGAAATTCCAGCCTATATGTAAACCGATTGGAATTGCTAATTCTCCTGTCAGGATATATCCAATTCCAAATGTCAGACCTATCAGCACAAGGTTTATGAATCCGACTATATTGGCATTAGGATTTGCCAGATGTCCCAGTCCAAACATTACAGAAATAAATATCCACGAACCCAGAATTGATAAGCGTGGTTTTATTCTTTTTGAATTGAATCCTTCAGACAAGTTCCTAATTAAGTACCCTCTTGTTAATAATTCTTCGAAAGCTCCTACACACACATTGTAAACTACAAATACCAAAAAGGGGGCTAAAAATGGCAATAAACTATGTGATGTATGAAATGTTTCCGAAACTGTAATCCAACCAAGGCTTAACGCTGAAATAAAAACAATTGACATCAATAACCCAGCTAGACAAAATCCAAATAATAAATCCAACATCCAACTTTTATTTATGGTTAAACCAAAATCCCTTATTTTCCGTCTATCAAAATATTTTGCGCTGATGTACAGAACCAAAATAGCTGGAAACAGACGCACTGTTCCTGCAACTAAAAATACCCATAATGGGGTTTCCGCAGCATAATGCAGCCTCACCCCTAAGGATGTAAGTATTGTTATATATCCTCTGTAAAAGATAAAGAAAAGCGTAATGGCAAAAAAACCCTATAACCGGCACGAAACCTTTTTTCATCATAATTCCAAAACAAATGTTTCCATTTTTTTAACATAACTTTAAATTTTAATTAATTGAATTCAGCAATTATTATGAATACAAATCCTATTTTAATGCCATTGCCAGCACCTGCCCAAATGCATTGGGAACACCATGAGCGATACCGGAAGAAATGATGCTTTTGCTTTTTTCACGGATTATTCCATAGAAGAAACCTCCTAAAGTGGCCTGTAAACCCATCCATGGATTAAGGTGATATTGCCCCAAAAAAGGATTAAAAACCCCAAACTGGGCTATATGTGAAAGCCCGAACAATAAAGAAACGATGATCAGTCCAGGGCCAAAGGAAAGCCCGAAGAATTTCCATGGATGGCCATATTCTTCGTTAATCCTGGATTGAAAATATCCCCTGAACTTTATCTCTTCGCCAAAACCTACCATAAGCAGAAAATAGAAATCCCAGGCAATGATACCAGTCACGTCACCTCCTCTGATAATTGCAACAATTATGGGGCATGCAACCATAACCGACAAAATAGCCAGTTGATAAAAAACCCTGATTCTTATTTTCTTCTTGCCCACCTTTTCTTGCTTTTTATTTCTGCTAAAAAACACAAATAATAAAATCATCAAAATTGCAATTAAAGAGAGAATCAAGGACCCTGTTCTTCCACTTGTGCTTATTCCCTGACTTTTCAGGTATCCGAACCCAAGACCTAATAATAGCATGAGCATTGCTCCGATAAAACCATAATGGACCCATTGTTTTTTGTTTTTAAAAGAAAATCCGTAATCTGACCAGTTACGTTTTGACAGAGCAATTATTGTTAAAGGAATCAGAATTACCTGTAATCCGAAAAGAAAAGTTCTCCAGGCTGGATTGGCCCCTGATTTTACAAGCACATAGTCTAACCACATTGAAAATAATTTCAATAAAAGGAAAACGATGATAACTTCGATAATACACGTTGTTTTTTTCATAATCAATATTTAAAAAAAGTCAATTACTGTCCGACTCTTTTATATACCTGAGTTTTACCATCCCATTTAATAACCCTTATTTTCTCTACTTTATCTTTTGTACCGACAAATACAATGCGGTAACTCGAGTTTTCGATTAAAAAATAGTTTTCTGAAATGGGTATCAATATTCTCTTTTTGCCGCTACCAACCTGATATTTCAGTTGGCCATCTTCCAGAAGTATTTTCCGTCCTTCAAACTCACCAATATAGCTTTCTATAATCGATATATCCAAATTAACAGGATGGAGCATCGCGTTTATTTTCTCGTATTCCCATTTTGCTTCAATATGATATGGTTCAATAGCCAATAACTGATTAAAACATTTTAATGCTTCATCGGGTTGTCCCATATTTTCACATAACATTCCCATGATGAACCAACCCCAGATTGATTCAGGATAAACTTCTGTATTTAGTTTTGAAATTTCAACCGCT encodes the following:
- a CDS encoding DUF5050 domain-containing protein, which produces MKTIILSIFILASSYIAESQNQYSVVFYSGTGGNQDIYILKPNTSEPVNLTNHSAKDLCPAISADGKKIAFLSDRSGKQEIYTMNIDGTNVKQITNSQETKEHPFFSPEGKKIVFVKDFGPKTEIWIMNTDGSEQKQLTSNQARDERPNISPDGKEVLFMSNRHGNYEVYKMKIDGSEQTRITNSPKQKIFPIWSPDGTKIAYGLIERVNGRPEGDIHIMNADGIEDIAITNAPGRDENPAWSPDGKQIVFQSERDGNFEVYIMNIDGTHQTRLTNHPEWDGWASIVNK
- a CDS encoding DUF5050 domain-containing protein, which produces MKYLKINFFILVFLFSSCSKDKKIPIDEPNKLLEAELSKNLKFPIVFYSDRVGNKEIYIFKPNINTPDNLTNHSSDDLCPAVSIDGQYIVFLSNRTGVQEIYKMKIDGTEVQQLTNSGEQKEHPHFSPDGEKIVFIKDFSQRTEIWIMNADGSEQQMLTNNNTRDERPNISPDGSKILFMSLRHGNYEIYLMNIDGSNQTRITNSSGHKVFPIWSPDGEKIAYALNTGFPVADIHLINPDGTNDIALTSAAGRDENPSWSPDGEYIIFQSERNGNFELYQMNSDGTNQQRITNNSAWDGWPSYVNLTNQ
- a CDS encoding CPBP family intramembrane metalloprotease, producing MRLHYAAETPLWVFLVAGTVRLFPAILVLYISAKYFDRRKIRDFGLTINKSWMLDLLFGFCLAGLLMSIVFISALSLGWITVSETFHTSHSLLPFLAPFLVFVVYNVCVGAFEELLTRGYLIRNLSEGFNSKRIKPRLSILGSWIFISVMFGLGHLANPNANIVGFINLVLIGLTFGIGYILTGELAIPIGLHIGWNFFMGNVFGFPVSGFKYFSDSVSLVQISQNGPDIWTGGKFGPEARLLGLFANILGLILIFLWIYNRRKEGFGQFHLPLADYPILNKFN
- a CDS encoding CPBP family intramembrane metalloprotease, which encodes MKKTTCIIEVIIVFLLLKLFSMWLDYVLVKSGANPAWRTFLFGLQVILIPLTIIALSKRNWSDYGFSFKNKKQWVHYGFIGAMLMLLLGLGFGYLKSQGISTSGRTGSLILSLIAILMILLFVFFSRNKKQEKVGKKKIRIRVFYQLAILSVMVACPIIVAIIRGGDVTGIIAWDFYFLLMVGFGEEIKFRGYFQSRINEEYGHPWKFFGLSFGPGLIIVSLLFGLSHIAQFGVFNPFLGQYHLNPWMGLQATLGGFFYGIIREKSKSIISSGIAHGVPNAFGQVLAMALK